The genomic stretch GGCTGCTCGTAGAGCGGGATGGCGGGCGCGGCGGCCGAGAACATGCCTTCGAGTTCGGCGATGATCGCCTTCTGCTCGGCGGCATCGGTCGAGCCGGCGAACTTGGCCAAGAGCTCATCGACCTTGGGGTCGCCATAGCGCTGCTGGTTGTTGGGCGAGGCTTCGCCGACCGGCTTCACCGAAGTGGTCGCCATGTTGTTGCGATAGAACTCGAACGGCGTGGCGGTGCGCTGCGCCGTGCCGAGCGAGAGCTGGAACTGGCCGGTAAAGGTCGAGTTGGTCCAGCTGTCCGCCGTGGTGGTGCGCAGCGTCACGTCGATCCCGATGTCCTTGAGGTTCTCCGCGACGATCTGGCAGGCCGACACCCAGTCGTTCCAGCCCGAGGGCACGATGATGTCGTACTTGAGCGGCTTGCCGTCCTTGCCGACGCGAATGCCGTCGGCGCCCTTGGCGTAGCCGGCCTCGTCGAGCAGCTTGTTGGCGGCATCGGGGTCCATGCTGACCCACGAGGCGCCCGCCTCGATCACCTTGGGGTCGAGCCAGTCCTTGAACGGCGCTTCCGGCAGCCCGGTGGCATTGGCGGCAACCGACTTGCCCCAGACGCCCGTATTGATCATCCGCTGCCGATCGAGCGCCATGCTCATGGCCTTGCGCACCACGGTATCGCCAAGTGCCCCGTCAGTGGTGTTGGCGAGCAGCAGCACCACCGAGGTGCGCGGCCACCAATAGCCGAAATGCTCGGGGTCGAGCGGCACGAAGGTCACATCCGGGTCGGGCACCAGCCCACCCCAGTCGAGATTGCCCGAGAGCGTCGCGGCGCTGACCTGGTCAT from Devosia sp. A16 encodes the following:
- a CDS encoding ABC transporter substrate-binding protein; amino-acid sequence: MRTSLRALALGALASVSAFAVTAPALAEVPLDQLVRIVAEGGNSFTRTFNPFSPTARWVSTRTMYEPLMIQNYATGKLDPWLATAYEWSADALSLTVTLRDDVKWSDGQPFSADDVVFTFELMKANPGLIGPAAGAFGQYLSSVEAVDAKTVKFTFSSTYTPGLYSLVDQFIVPKHVWKDVADPVTFENPDPVGTGPFTTIDAFGTDRYQVTKNPNYWQPLNIEGVFVQGFNGNDQVSAATLSGNLDWGGLVPDPDVTFVPLDPEHFGYWWPRTSVVLLLANTTDGALGDTVVRKAMSMALDRQRMINTGVWGKSVAANATGLPEAPFKDWLDPKVIEAGASWVSMDPDAANKLLDEAGYAKGADGIRVGKDGKPLKYDIIVPSGWNDWVSACQIVAENLKDIGIDVTLRTTTADSWTNSTFTGQFQLSLGTAQRTATPFEFYRNNMATTSVKPVGEASPNNQQRYGDPKVDELLAKFAGSTDAAEQKAIIAELEGMFSAAAPAIPLYEQPDWGLYNTRRFTGFPNEQDPYAPLSLQMTNGPLLVWPHLARRAD